The Naumovozyma dairenensis CBS 421 chromosome 1, complete genome genome includes a region encoding these proteins:
- the ATH1 gene encoding alpha,alpha-trehalase ATH1 (similar to Saccharomyces cerevisiae ATH1 (YPR026W); ancestral locus Anc_7.433), producing MSFLKRIFFKERPPIITATEVGYISSNCDVETYPLTSTETHIDNNINIDTNNTELYTNDSNNNNNYNNDNIPTIGEQRRQLNKTFNKATITKYLLAFIMIAGLIALAAVASTIDLSSAFSKGKSSQSMDEDINNIQPETPSAYKEGIISSTSDTNNPHVLGYDPETRKSSKKLYELMHDFDTAYYDDENMILGTNLFSENVYSRQPYVANGYIGSRIPNTGFGYALDTLNLFTDAEGSLNNGWPLRNRRYAGAFVSDFYSLQEKLNSTNFPELDNHGYSTVISSIPQWTNLQFSLDNGSIWFNPQEIDKTDVSNYQQNLSMKDGIVTTDMDWIDGMIHVKSEIWAHRKIYPLGMVSLEISLNVDSIPDGFESVDLDVWDVLDFNTSHRTVLNDIGYDDDGIYMVIEPDNVPYSNAALYSACTLQLENSTEEHPFQFDEDKDPLMNTNERISKVSHVTLSKANPKLTVHKYVGIMSTEYNNDEKNGGASNLDLATKVAMSSKGSYDLLLSTHKKAWYALYNDAFIEIPSDNLLEMTARSSLYQLLANTRTYNVSEERGLPLAVGGLSSDSYGGMVFWDSDIWVQPALLPFFPQIAKNINNYRNATHAQARLNAKQYGYPGAVYPWTSGRYANCTSAGPCVDYEYHINVDIAMATFSIYMNGGKDVDDNYLRYTTWPMVRDAAEFFTVYVKYNATLGKYETYNLTDPDEFADHINNGAFTNAGIKTLLKWATDIGNHLGEYVDPKWMEISHNIYIPRSKSNITLEYSGMNSSVEIKQADVTLMVYPLGYINDESILNNAIKDLYYYSERQSASGPAMTYPVFVAAASTLLNHGSSSQSYLYKSVLPYLRAPFAQFSEQSDDNFSTNGLTQPAFPFLTANGGFLQSILFGLTGIRYTYEVDEATKKINRVLRFNPVELPLLPGGIAIRNFKYMDQVLDIILNDHNGTIVHKSGGKPINIKVPNRKLIHDRDIDLFTRDEKRESLERRDQYEKEDPNDTSNDAKDSTKYGTSYVLHPGEELTIPLFKPELNIEGNIAESKQITNLTAGVPGDVGFSALDGNNYTHWQPADKKDNARLLIDLGEDNIKEIRKGMILWGQRPAKNISIAILPHTDTVENIFTNVSKILENSKNAEEYREGVIDLLNENNISVQSTSSTGEVEANTDLQSIISWKTDDFDEVLERFPRLGILGENFVTILQDYKIEPSEPYYEEVIKESLIEILPSNKTEFSIDYSRIHINSTRNNTEIGEWKKARYVLLTVHGTYDDDIDPKGATIKEIAFMEQ from the coding sequence ATGTCATTTcttaaaagaatatttttcaaagaacGTCCACCAATAATTACTGCCACTGAAGTTGGGTATATAAGCAGTAATTGTGACGTAGAGACCTATCCATTGACTTCCACTGAAACacatattgataataatattaatattgatacCAACAACACTGAATTATATACCAAcgatagtaataataataataattataataacgataatatACCGACTATCGGAGAACAAAGAAGACAATTAAACAAGACATTTAATAAAGctacaattacaaaatatcTCCTGGCATTTATAATGATAGCAGGTCTGATTGCATTAGCAGCCGTTGCTTCGACTATAGATTTATCTTCAGCGTTCTCGAAAGGAAAAAGCTCACAATCTATGGATGAggatatcaataatatacaaCCAGAAACGCCGAGTGCTTACAAGGAGGgtattatttcttctacATCAGACACAAATAATCCACATGTTTTAGGATACGATCCAGAAACAAGAAAGTCCTCtaagaaattatatgaacTGATGCATGATTTCGATACAGCCTACTACGATGACGAAAATATGATCCTTGGTACAAACCTATTTTCAGAAAATGTTTATTCAAGACAACCATATGTTGCTAATGGTTATATTGGTTCAAGAATTCCAAATACTGGATTTGGTTATGCATTGGATACCCTTAATTTATTCACTGACGCAGAAGgttcattaaataatggCTGGCCATTAAGAAATAGAAGATATGCTGGTGCATTCGTTTCTGATTTTTATTCATTACAAGAAAAACTAAATTCAACGAATTTCCCTGAATTGGATAACCACGGTTATTCTACTGTTATTTCATCAATCCCACAATGGACAAATTTACAATTCTCATTAGATAACGGTTCTATTTGGTTTAATCCtcaagaaattgataaaacTGACGTTTCTAATTATCaacaaaatttatcaatgaaAGATGGGATTGTTACTACCGATATGGATTGGATTGACGGTATGATTCATGTTAAAAGTGAAATTTGGGCTCATAGGAAAATTTATCCCTTAGGGATGGTATCATTGgaaatttcattgaatgtAGATAGTATTCCTGATGGGTTTGAATCTGTTGATTTGGACGTTTGGGATGTCTTGGACTTCAATACTTCACATAGAACAGtattaaatgatatagGTTACGATGATGACGGAATTTATATGGTGATCGAGCCTGATAATGTTCCGTATTCTAATGCAGCACTTTATTCGGCATGTACACTTCAACTGGAAAATTCGACTGAAGAACATCCTTTCCAATTTGATGAGGATAAAGATCCATTAATGAATACGAACGAAAGAATCTCGAAAGTTAGTCATGTTACATTATCAAAAGCAAATCCAAAGCTAACAGTGCATAAATATGTTGGGATCATGTCAAcagaatataataatgatgaaaaaaatggtgGAGCATCTAATTTAGATTTAGCAACCAAGGTCGCAATGAGTAGCAAAGGCTCttatgatttattattatcaactCATAAGAAAGCTTGGTATGCCCTATATAATGATgcatttattgaaattccATCAGATAACTTATTGGAAATGACTGCAAGATCCTCATTATACCAACTTCTAGCTAATACGAGAACATATAACGTTTCTGAGGAAAGAGGTTTACCATTAGCTGTAGGAGGTTTGTCCTCCGATTCTTATGGTGGGATGGTATTCTGGGATTCAGATATTTGGGTTCAACCAGCtttattaccatttttcCCACAAATAGccaaaaatataaataattatagaAATGCTACCCATGCACAAGCAAGATTAAATGCAAAACAGTACGGTTATCCTGGTGCTGTTTACCCTTGGACTTCCGGAAGATACGCTAATTGTACATCGGCTGGTCCATGTGTCGATTATGAGTATCATATAAATGTTGACATTGCAATGGCCACTTTTTCCATATATATGAATGGTGGTAAGGATGTCGATGACAACTATTTAAGGTATACCACATGGCCAATGGTAAGAGATGCAGCCGAATTTTTCACCGTTTATGTGAAATATAATGCAACGTTAGGAAAATACGAGACATATAATTTAACTGATCCAGACGAATTTGCTGATCATATTAACAATGGTGCATTTACTAATGCAGGTATTAAGACTTTATTGAAATGGGCAACAGATATCGGTAACCATCTAGGGGAGTATGTCGATCCTAAATGGATGGAAATCTCtcacaatatatatataccaaGATCCAAATCTAATATTACTTTAGAATATTCTGGTATGAATAGTTCTGTTGAAATCAAACAAGCGGATGTCACCTTAATGGTATACCCTTTAGGTTATATTAACGACGAATCAATTTTAAACAATGCAATAAAAGATTTATACTATTATTCTGAAAGACAATCTGCATCAGGTCCAGCGATGACTTATCCTGTTTTCGTTGCCGCTGCGTCCACCTTACTAAATCACGGTTCTTCATCACAAAGCTATTTGTACAAATCCGTTTTACCGTACTTAAGAGCGCCCTTTGCCCAATTTAGTGAACAATCTGATGATAATTTCTCAACGAATGGGTTAACTCAGCCAGCTTTCCCATTCTTGACTGCAAATGGTGGCTTCTTACAAAGTATATTGTTTGGCTTAACAGGTATTAGGTACACTTATGAAGTTGACGAAGCAACTAAGAAAATTAACCGTGTCCTAAGATTTAATCCTGTAGAACTGCCTTTACTACCAGGTGGAATTGCCATTAGAAACTTCAAGTATATGGATCAAGTTTTAGATATTATCCTCAATGATCATAACGGTACCATTGTTCATAAAAGCGGTGGGAAACCCATAAATATCAAAGTACCAAATAGGAAACTAATCCATGATCgtgatattgatttatttactCGCGACGAAAAGAGGGAATCTTTAGAACGTCGTGACCAATATGAAAAAGAGGATCCTAACGATACATCGAATGATGCTAAGGATAGTACGAAATATGGAACCTCATACGTATTACATCCAGGTGAAGAATTAACTATCCCATTGTTTAAGCCAGaattaaatattgaagGAAATATCGCTGAAAGTAAGCAAATTACAAATTTAACCGCAGGCGTTCCAGGGGACGTTGGTTTCTCTGCTCTTGATGGTAATAACTACACTCATTGGCAGCCTGCTGATAAGAAGGATAATGCTAGACtattaattgatttgggtgaagataatataaaagaaattaggAAAGGAATGATTCTATGGGGACAAAGACCTGctaaaaatatatctattGCAATTTTACCTCACACAGATACCgttgaaaatatctttacTAATGTTTCtaaaattttggaaaattcaaagaatgcAGAAGAATACAGAGAAGGTGTTATCGACTTATTGAacgaaaataatatttctgttCAGTCTACTTCTTCTACTGGCGAGGTAGAAGCGAATACTGACTTACAATCGATTATTAGTTGGAAAACcgatgattttgatgaagtCTTGGAACGTTTCCCAAGGTTAGGTATTCTAGGTGAGAATTTTGTTACCATTCTACAAGATTATAAGATTGAACCAAGTGAACCATATTATGAAGAAGTGATCAAGGAATCCTTGATTGAAATCCTTCCCAGTAACAAGACGGAATTTTCCATCGACTATAGTAGAATACATATCAATTCTACGAGGAATAATACAGAAATTGGTGAATGGAAAAAAGCTAGATATGTTTTGCTTACGGTTCATGGAAcatatgatgatgatatagaTCCAAAAGGTGCTACAATAAAAGAGATTGCGTTTATGGAACAGTAG
- the APL4 gene encoding AP-1 complex subunit gamma (similar to Saccharomyces cerevisiae APL4 (YPR029C); ancestral locus Anc_7.435) gives MASSSTSSSKKAASSLKSFIKDVRGAKTLADERAIVTKQSAKVRTKLRDDHLSHSKRRTNIQKLLYLYILGEQTHFGQVECINLIASDDFVDKRLGYLSTSLLLDESEDLLTLLTNILSNDLNHPSNRYIVSLALNTLGSLTSIELARDLFPDVQKIIKHSKFNREPLIMKKCLQCLAKLITKDSSLLEILDLEVIEYCLDSNLFRMNHGVLLSISKLFQAILLSYDSISRNNDQYEIENYNTKVIPFISKYIPTLFEKLLGLMNDITPEFNVQGTADPFLQCDLIYTLTLFFNFPKEIDDISKHGDKFINVLIQVANNTSSTTGPGKVVLYETTRSIFSLKNFNETEMKPLYTLGINTLATFLKAKDNNTKYVALNSLVKVIPYDPESVQRHKKFILNCLNDHDISIKMRAIELLFAILNNGNLIELINEIMNFLENLYANQFKNFNDDWEKMIHLIIDSLIVAFKKFSIAEETGNPSDDSIWKLKILIKILKLVGNFIDMETINDILISFNNTENIDHKFQLISRMLLISLKPETLMDEIAENNIAWNIVSIWCLGEYSDSLLLNKNVAINHEVINEFTIASYLQKMDESYRIDKDVSAKTLIHYLLTSALKLSVKLNDKRCIENLRRLILNRTKDSDLMIQLKAVQYDILFNQPANVKKVLLSAMPIFENSSASPSIDTAATMEIKSGKTKKNDLLLDLLDYSTDELQEQKKEKPANLLQELLQPNTTNNNSSSTEQQQKPIITLPDDAKEIHSSENIEVYSKLISHEEGFFQMELYFKPLISINNLKTFCAVTKTQKLTLGQLFCSTTNNDTFPKHSIIRQSLKVTGTGKLKLRLKLTFESNDTGSELSEQFDHKFDQTL, from the coding sequence ATGGCATCATCTTCTACTTCAAGCTCCAAGAAGGCAGCTTCCTCCTTGAAGAGTTTTATCAAAGATGTTAGAGGCGCAAAAACTTTAGCTGATGAAAGAGCAATTGTTACTAAACAATCAGCTAAAGTGAGAACTAAATTAAGAGACGATCATCTATCTCATTCCAAGAGAAGAACAAACATTCAGAAGTTGTTATATCTCTACATCCTTGGTGAACAGACCCATTTTGGTCAAGTTGAATGTATCAACTTGATTGCCTCAGACGATTTTGTTGATAAAAGATTGGGTTATTTATCAACAAGTTTATTATTGGACGAATCCGAGGACTTATTGACATTATTAACAAATATACTAagtaatgatttgaatcatCCATCAAATAGATATATCGTTTCATTAGCTTTGAATACTCTCGGATCTTTAACTTCTATTGAATTGGCTAGAGATTTATTCCCGGATGTgcaaaaaattatcaaacaTTCCAAGTTTAATAGAGAACCGCTAATCATGAAAAAATGCCTACAATGTCTAGCTAAATTAATAACTAAGGActcttcattattagagATCTTAGATTTAGAGGTCATTGAGTACTGTCTTGACTCAAATCTTTTCAGGATGAATCATGGTGTTCTATTAAgtatttctaaattatttCAAGCAATACTATTGAGTTATGATTCAATTTCCAGAAATAATGACCAATATGAGATTGAAAATTACAATACTAAGGTTATACCATTCATTTCTAAATATATACCAActctttttgaaaaattattgggTTTAATGAACGATATTACACCAGAATTTAACGTTCAAGGCACAGCTGACCCATTCTTACAATGTGACTTAATTTATACTTTGAcgttatttttcaatttccctaaagaaattgatgacATATCAAAACATGGTGATAAGTTCATTAACGTGCTCATTCAAGTGGCCAATAATACTTCCTCTACTACTGGTCCAGGTAAAGTTGTTCTTTATGAAACAACAAGATCAATTTTCTccttgaaaaatttcaatgaaacTGAAATGAAACCATTGTATACGTTAGGGATCAATACATTAGCTACATTTCTGAAAGctaaagataataataccaaataTGTCGCGTTGAACTCATTAGTAAAGGTGATACCTTATGATCCCGAATCTGTTCAAAGACATAAGAAATTCATTTTGAACTGTCTTAATGATCATGATATTTCCATTAAAATGAGAGCCATTGAATTACTTTTCGCTATATTGAATAACGgaaatttaattgaattaatcaatgaaatcatGAATTTCTTGGAAAACCTATATGCAaatcaattcaaaaattttaatgatgattgGGAAAAGATGATTCATTTAATTATCGACTCTTTGATTGTTGcatttaaaaaattctcAATCGCTGAGGAAACGGGGAATCCAAGTGATGATTCTATTTGGAAgttaaaaattttaatcAAAATTCTAAAACTTGTAGGTAATTTCATTGATATGGAAACCATTAACGATATTTTAATCTCATTCAACAATACTGAAAATATAGatcataaatttcaattaatttcaagaatgttattgatttcattgaaaCCAGAAACTTTGATGGATGAAATTGCGGAGAATAATATAGCATGGAATATTGTCTCGATTTGGTGTCTCGGTGAATATAGCGATTCACTTTTactaaataaaaatgtGGCAATCAATCATGAAGTAATTAACGAATTTACCATAGCCTcatatttacaaaaaatggATGAGAGTTATAgaattgataaagatgtTAGTGCGAAGACgttaattcattatttattaacttCGGCTCTGAAATTATCAGTTAAACTAAATGATAAGCGTTGTATTGAAAACTTGAGACGACTAATACTGAATAGAACTAAAGATTCTGACttaatgattcaattgaaaGCAGTTCAATACgatattcttttcaacCAACCAGCGAATGTGAAAAAAGTATTATTAAGTGCAATGCCTATTTTTGAGAATTCAAGCGCATCTCCTTCAATTGATACGGCAGCCACTATGGAGATAAAATCAGGTAAAACCAAGAAAAATGATCTTCTATTGGACTTGTTGGATTATAGTACTGATGAGCTACAAGAgcaaaagaaagaaaaaccTGCTAATCTACTTCAAGAACTTCTCCAACCTAAtactactaataataatagcaGTTCTacagaacaacaacaaaaaccAATAATAACGCTACCAGATGATGCGAAAGAGATCCATTCTAGTGAGAATATCGAAGTTTATTCTAAACTAATTTCTCATGAAGAAGGGTTCTTCCAAATggaattatatttcaagCCCCTCATATctataaataatttgaagACATTCTGTGCTGTAACTAAAACCCAAAAATTAACATTAGGTCAACTTTTCTgttcaacaacaaataatgataccTTTCCAAAACATTCAATAATTAGACAATCACTGAAAGTAACGGGGACTgggaaattgaaattaagaCTCAAATTGACATTCGAAAGTAACGATACAGGTTCAGAATTATCAGAACAATTCGATCATAAATTTGATCAAACTTTataa
- the NDAI0A01340 gene encoding uncharacterized protein, protein MVKSISSDYIEENYYKTDLSPKENHVVCELDPSFTTDENYDPEANIREDLTRALKPRVVNMISIAGIIGTGLYLSTSKSLHTGGPASLFMNYTIMGGVVYLTLLALGEMSTYMPISGSFCVYARKFGSESFACALMWNYWFNDAVSVASDLTALQLVMDYWKTSEHGFPYWAASLIFWFVVVCLNVIHVRFYGEAEYWLAMLKIIAIIIFFILSIVVNVGKNPQHEYIGFKNWTRGEAPFVDGIKGFASLFVSASFAYGGTESITLTNGEAENPIRNTPKIVKTVFWRILIFYVGSTFFIAMNIPYDYPGLDSKSIVTSPFTLVFQMAGTKGAGSFMNAVIMTSVISACNHALFAGSRIMYNMGLEGFLPARIVSRTNRNKVPYVSVLITAAVGALCFGASFIGAGTLWTWLQNIVGVSNQIAWLCIGITSIRFRKGLEKQGKTHELIYKNWTYPYGPYFVIIFVSFIILIQGWSAFAPWNVSNFFSYYLELFVFPVCFIIWWLVKRDRFVKYEDMDFTTDRYIPTKEIIELNETLDNLKGWKKYRQMFHEYVL, encoded by the coding sequence ATGGTGAAATCAATATCGTCAGATTATATAGAGGAAAACTATTATAAAACAGATCTCTCGCCGAAGGAGAACCATGTAGTGTGTGAATTAGATCCTTCATTTACTACAGATGAAAATTATGATCCAGAAGCTAATATTCGTGAAGATCTAACAAGAGCATTGAAACCAAGAGTGGTGAACATGATTTCCATCGCTGGTATCATTGGTACCGGGCTTTATTTATCCACCTCAAAATCATTACATACTGGTGGTCCAGCATCTTTATTTATGAATTATACCATCATGGGTGGTGTCGTTTATTTAACTTTACTTGCCCTAGGTGAAATGTCTACATATATGCCAATCAGTGGTTCATTCTGTGTATACGCAAGAAAATTTGGTTCTGAATCATTCGCTTGTGCATTAATGTGGAATTATTGGTTTAATGACGCTGTCTCGGTAGCAAGTGATTTGACTGCTTTACAATTGGTTATGGATTATTGGAAAACTAGTGAACATGGTTTCCCATATTGGGCTGCATCTCTTATATTTTGGTTCGTAGTGGTTTGTTTAAACGTTATTCACGTTAGATTTTATGGTGAGGCTGAGTATTGGTTAGCAATGTTGAAAATCATTgccatcatcattttctttatattatCCATTGTAGTTAATGTAGGTAAAAATCCACAACATGAATATATTGGTTTCAAAAATTGGACACGTGGTGAAGCACCCTTTGTGGATGGTATTAAAGGTTTTGCATCCTTATTTGTTAGTGCAAGTTTTGCATATGGTGGTACTGAATCAATCACTTTAACTAATGGTGAAGCTGAAAATCCAATTAGAAATACTCCAAAAATTGTTAAAACCGTGTTCTGGagaattttaatattttatgttGGATCCACTTTTTTCATTGCTATGAACATTCCATATGATTATCCAGGTTTAGATAGTAAATCTATCGTTACATCTCCATTCACTTTAGTCTTCCAAATGGCTGGAACCAAAGGAGCAGGTTCCTTTATGAATGCAGTTATCATGACTAGTGTTATCAGTGCATGTAATCACGCTTTATTTGCTGGTTCACGAATCATGTACAATATGGGGTTAGAAGGGTTTCTTCCAGCACGTATTGTATCAAGAacaaatagaaataaagtTCCATACGTTTCTGTCTTGATTACAGCCGCGGTAGGTGCATTATGTTTTGGTGCTTCATTCATTGGTGCTGGTACTTTATGGACATGGTTACAAAATATTGTCGGTGTCTCTAATCAAATTGCTTGGTTATGTATTGGTATTACATCAATTAGGTTTAGAAAAGGTTTAGAGAAACAAGGTAAGACTCATGAATTGATATATAAGAATTGGACTTACCCATATGGACCATATTTCGTTATCATTTTCGTTTcatttatcattttgatCCAAGGTTGGTCAGCATTTGCACCATGGAAtgtttccaatttcttttcctattatttggaattatttgttttccCAGTTTGTTTCATAATATGGTGGCTTGTCAAGAGAGATAGATTTGTCAAATATGAAGATATGGATTTCACTACAGATAGGTATATTCCAACTAAGGAAATAATAGAATTGAACGAAACATTGGATAATTTGAAAGGCTGGAAGAAATATAGACAAATGTTCCATGAGTACGTACTCTAA
- the YOP1 gene encoding Yop1p (similar to Saccharomyces cerevisiae YOP1 (YPR028W); ancestral locus Anc_7.434) gives MSDFTASVHSQLKKLDTKLSGNNALGQLEKTLRLPKSYIVVGASFAYLLLIFVNVGGIGEILSNFIGFIIPTYLSLIALRTPEKKDDEQLLTYWIIFGFLNVIEFWSGAIIYLIPFYWFLKTIFLIYISLPVTGGATLIYKTFIQPISDKYILGKEKTNMAGKASSSFKSNFTSKRGDGIREAVDEASSGRATGASPYQM, from the exons ATGTCCGACTTTACAGCCAGTGTACATTCgcaattgaaaaaattagataCT AAATTATCAGGCAACAATGCCTTAGGCCAGCTTGAGAAAACTTTAAGGTTACCAAAATCCTACATTGTGGTTGGAGCATCATTTGCCTATCTATTATTAATCTTTGTCAATGTAGGTGGTATTGGTGAaattctttccaattttatTGGTTTTATCATTCCAACTTATCTATCCTTAATTGCATTAAGAACCCCTGAAAAGAAAGACGATGAACAACTATTAACATATTGGATCATCTTTGGGTTTTTGAACGTCATCGAGTTTTGGTCTGGTGCTATAATCTATTTGATCCCATTTTATTGGTTTTTGAAAACCATCTTTTTAATCTATATATCATTACCTGTTACTGGCGGTGCTACCTTGATTTACAAAACTTTTATCCAACCAATTAGTGACAAATATATCCTAGGTAAAGAAAAGACTAATATGGCTGGAAAGGCATCCTCATCCTTCAAAAGCAATTTCACTTCTAAGAGAGGTGATGGTATTAGAGAAGCTGTCGACGAGGCCAGCAGCGGTAGAGCTACTGGTGCATCTCCTTATCAAATGTAG
- the CCL1 gene encoding TFIIH complex kinase subunit CCL1 (similar to Saccharomyces cerevisiae CCL1 (YPR025C); ancestral locus Anc_7.431), with product MSDTSPLVVTSKENTPAASQKSKIDAAGTEVVATDGTTESEDSNKPLNYNRITDDELYRHSSQYRFWSFSKEHLREKRDMTNKLAVETIEKDLFDFKALNDLTPEELNALDTKAVPLTTEEELKLIDFYAKKVQVISQHLNLPTEIIATSISFFRKFFLENSVMQFDPKNLVHTTVFLACKAENYFISVDSFAKKAKSTRESILKYEFKLLESLKFTLLIHHPYKPLHGFFLDIQNILHGKVDLNYMGQIYDRTKKKITQALLTDAVYLYTPPQITLAVLLIEDEPLITKYLELKFADNDNDDNGNEVKRKKKNSIDLTVLLSVIKECKDVIENLQTVSTEDARKIAAKNYFCQNPKALIQNLKRKQQQAGSSTEPEQKKQRTE from the coding sequence ATGTCAGACACCTCTCCGTTGGTGGTTACATCGAAGGAAAACACCCCTGCTGCAAGCCAGAAATCCAAAATTGATGCTGCAGGAACAGAAGTTGTTGCTACTGATGGTACCACTGAATCTGAGGATTCAAATAAGCCTTTAAACTATAATAGAATAACGGATGATGAGTTATATAGGCATTCTTCACAATACAGATTTTGGTCTTTCTCGAAGGAACATCTGAGGGAGAAAAGAGACATGACAAATAAACTGGCTGTTGAAACGATAGAGAAAGACCTGTTTGATTTCAAAGCACTAAATGATCTTACTCCAGAGGAACTCAATGCTTTAGATACGAAAGCTGTACCTTTGACAACCGAGGaagaattaaaattgaTAGATTTTTACGCTAAGAAAGTTCAAGTGATATCACAACATTTGAATCTACCTACCGAAATAATCGCTacatcaatttcatttttcagGAAATTTTTTCTAGAGAACTCAGTGATGCAATTTGATCCCAAGAATTTAGTTCATACGACTGTGTTTTTGGCCTGTAAAGcagaaaattatttcattaGCGTGGACTCCTTTGCTAAAAAAGCTAAATCTACAAGAGAGtcaatattaaaatatgaatttaaattattagaaagtTTAAAGTTTACActtttaattcatcatccTTATAAACCATTACATGGGTTTTTCCTAGATATTCAGAATATTTTACATGGTAAAgttgatttgaattatatgGGTCAAATTTATGATagaacaaagaagaaaatcaCGCAAGCCCTGCTGACAGATGCTGTATATCTATATACACCTCCACAAATCACACTGGCTGTGTTATTAATTGAGGATGAGCCGTTAATAACGAAATAtttagaattgaaattcGCCGACaacgataatgatgataacgGTAATGAAgtgaagaggaagaagaagaattccATTGATTTAACAGTATTACTATCTGTAATAAAAGAATGTAAAGATGTTATTGAAAACCTACAAACGGTCTCCACAGAAGATGCAAGGAAAATTGCCGCCAAGAACTATTTTTGCCAGAATCCTAAAGCCTTAATTcagaatttgaaaaggaaacaacAGCAAGCTGGAAGTAGTACAGAACCTGAACAAAAGAAGCAAAGAACTGAATAA